A window of the Rhizobium viscosum genome harbors these coding sequences:
- a CDS encoding endonuclease/exonuclease/phosphatase family protein, whose amino-acid sequence MKSFLGLASGDRNLLAAAVDGLTVPSATFFDEARAAEPTQAEHDRLAATLPALSTIEVVRTANDASIGDGLVIAAWNAERLKYHAPSVELVRQSGADILLLTEADLGTARAGNRHTVADLARDLGMSYAFGVEFVELGLGDSREREWHKGETNAVGFHGNALLSRLPLLDAALIHLDDGGTWWTNAKDGQGRIGGRMAIAARVETAVGPILAVSVHLESKTDVEDRARQTSRLIAAVEKLAGNLPVVIGGDFNTNILPAGTRQPEAHEPLFGLLAEAGYHWEAANDFALTQRMRPDGTPEPPFARLDWLFTRGLAASEAVTVPAVDADGAAISDHELVKARFSAL is encoded by the coding sequence ATGAAGAGCTTTCTTGGTCTCGCCAGCGGCGACCGCAACCTGCTTGCGGCCGCCGTAGACGGGCTTACCGTACCCTCAGCCACGTTCTTTGATGAGGCGCGCGCTGCCGAACCGACACAGGCCGAGCATGACCGGCTTGCGGCGACCCTGCCGGCGCTTTCGACGATCGAAGTCGTAAGAACTGCCAATGACGCCAGCATCGGTGACGGTCTCGTCATCGCTGCTTGGAACGCCGAACGCCTAAAATATCATGCTCCTTCCGTGGAACTCGTCCGCCAGAGCGGCGCCGATATTCTGTTGCTCACGGAGGCTGATCTCGGCACGGCGCGCGCTGGCAACCGGCACACTGTTGCCGACCTCGCCCGCGATCTCGGCATGTCCTATGCTTTTGGCGTGGAATTCGTGGAACTTGGTCTCGGAGATTCCCGTGAGCGCGAATGGCATAAGGGCGAGACGAATGCCGTCGGCTTCCACGGCAATGCGCTGCTCTCCCGTTTGCCGTTGCTTGATGCGGCATTGATCCATCTCGATGACGGCGGCACATGGTGGACGAATGCGAAGGACGGTCAGGGCCGGATCGGCGGACGCATGGCAATTGCAGCAAGGGTCGAAACCGCAGTCGGGCCGATCCTTGCCGTCAGCGTGCATCTGGAAAGCAAGACGGATGTCGAGGATCGCGCCAGGCAGACGAGCCGGCTGATCGCGGCGGTCGAGAAGCTCGCCGGCAATCTGCCCGTCGTGATCGGCGGCGACTTCAATACCAATATCCTTCCCGCCGGGACCCGCCAACCGGAAGCACACGAGCCGCTGTTCGGCCTGCTTGCCGAAGCCGGCTATCACTGGGAAGCTGCCAACGACTTCGCGCTCACGCAGCGCATGCGCCCGGACGGCACGCCCGAGCCGCCCTTTGCCCGGCTCGACTGGCTGTTTACCCGCGGCCTTGCGGCAAGCGAAGCAGTGACCGTTCCAGCCGTCGATGCCGATGGCGCTGCAATCTCGGACCACGAACTGGTCAAGGCGCGGTTTTCCGCGCTCTGA
- the ugpC gene encoding sn-glycerol-3-phosphate ABC transporter ATP-binding protein UgpC has protein sequence MAPISIRGVKKNYGKNAVVHGVDLEIQSGEFIVILGPSGCGKSTLLRMVAGLEEITGGEIAIDGRVVNQLEPRERGCAMVFQNYALYPHMSVAENIGYALKVAGVPKAERDRRIADVAKALSLEPFLERRPAALSGGQRQRVAMGRAMIREPKVFLFDEPLSNLDAKLRIAMRAEIRRLHRRLGATSIFVTHDQNEAMTLADRIIVMNAGNVEQVGTPEEVYHYPASRFVAGFVGTPAMNLLEGRVNENGVFIYDEGRTVALPSERGKQLAGQRVVLGVRAEAARLVSPDAPGALVATADFIEELGASRVVHADFDGLPFAVAMTGSVSLKTGDRIGIAIDQDSIHLYSAETGKVLVAPARNNAVTVNA, from the coding sequence TTGGCACCGATCTCCATCCGTGGCGTGAAAAAGAACTATGGCAAGAACGCCGTCGTTCATGGCGTCGATCTCGAAATCCAGTCGGGCGAATTCATCGTCATCCTCGGTCCGTCCGGTTGCGGCAAGTCCACGCTGCTGCGCATGGTTGCCGGCCTGGAAGAAATCACCGGCGGCGAAATTGCCATCGACGGCCGCGTGGTCAACCAGCTCGAGCCGCGTGAACGCGGCTGCGCGATGGTCTTCCAGAACTACGCGCTTTATCCGCACATGAGCGTTGCCGAGAATATCGGCTATGCGCTGAAGGTCGCCGGCGTGCCGAAGGCCGAACGCGACCGCCGGATCGCCGATGTCGCCAAGGCACTCAGCCTTGAGCCCTTCCTCGAGCGCCGCCCGGCAGCCCTCTCGGGCGGTCAGCGCCAGCGCGTCGCCATGGGCCGCGCCATGATCCGCGAGCCGAAGGTCTTCCTCTTCGACGAGCCGCTGTCGAACCTCGATGCCAAGCTGCGTATCGCCATGCGTGCGGAAATCCGCCGCCTGCATCGCCGCCTCGGCGCTACCTCGATCTTCGTCACGCACGACCAGAACGAGGCCATGACACTTGCCGACCGCATCATCGTCATGAATGCCGGCAATGTCGAACAGGTCGGTACGCCGGAAGAGGTCTATCACTATCCGGCAAGCCGCTTCGTCGCCGGCTTCGTCGGCACGCCGGCAATGAATCTGCTGGAAGGCCGCGTCAACGAAAACGGCGTATTCATCTATGACGAAGGCCGCACCGTCGCCCTTCCGTCCGAGCGCGGCAAGCAGCTTGCCGGCCAGCGCGTCGTTCTCGGCGTGCGCGCCGAAGCCGCTCGCCTCGTCTCTCCGGATGCACCGGGGGCACTTGTTGCGACCGCCGACTTCATCGAAGAACTCGGCGCCAGCCGTGTCGTCCATGCCGATTTCGATGGCCTGCCCTTCGCTGTCGCCATGACCGGATCGGTTTCGCTGAAGACTGGCGACCGGATCGGCATCGCGATCGATCAGGATTCGATCCATCTCTATTCGGCCGAGACCGGCAAAGTGCTCGTCGCGCCGGCACGCAACAACGCGGTGACCGTCAACGCCTGA
- a CDS encoding ABC transporter permease subunit: MIERTPIFNFVCYTLLALGLVIALLPFMIVIIASTLDLETVNRVPLPLVPSSHFWENVQTAWVRADLGNKLFHSVIFAATVGAGKVILSAMAAFSIVYFRFRGRYLIFWIIFITLMLPLEVRIVPTYSIAANALQPFQAILDVTGITWLIAQVTGIQIKLEWGLLNSYPGLVLPMVATATGTFLYRQFYLTVPDELAEASKMDGSGAVRFFWDVLLPLSRPNMIALFTIMFVWAWNQYLWPLLITTDPNFGIAVTQLKTLIPSEFGLPDWNVAMAGTLIIMSPPLILVILMQRWFVRGLISTEK, translated from the coding sequence ATGATCGAACGCACGCCAATATTCAACTTCGTCTGCTACACCCTGCTCGCACTCGGCCTGGTGATTGCGCTCCTGCCATTCATGATCGTCATCATTGCATCGACGCTCGATCTCGAGACCGTCAACCGCGTGCCGCTGCCGCTCGTTCCGAGCAGCCATTTCTGGGAGAACGTGCAGACCGCCTGGGTTCGTGCCGATCTCGGCAACAAGCTGTTTCACAGCGTCATCTTCGCTGCCACCGTCGGCGCCGGCAAGGTCATTCTTTCCGCGATGGCAGCTTTCTCGATCGTCTATTTCCGCTTCCGCGGCCGCTATCTGATCTTCTGGATCATCTTCATCACGCTGATGCTGCCACTCGAAGTGCGCATCGTGCCGACCTATTCGATCGCCGCAAATGCGCTTCAGCCCTTTCAGGCAATCCTCGACGTCACCGGCATTACCTGGCTGATCGCACAGGTCACCGGCATCCAAATCAAGCTTGAATGGGGTCTGCTGAACTCCTATCCGGGCCTCGTGCTGCCGATGGTCGCCACCGCGACGGGTACTTTCCTCTATCGCCAGTTCTACCTGACGGTTCCGGACGAACTCGCCGAAGCATCGAAGATGGATGGCTCAGGTGCTGTCCGCTTCTTCTGGGACGTGCTGTTGCCTTTGTCTCGCCCGAACATGATTGCACTTTTCACCATCATGTTCGTCTGGGCCTGGAACCAGTACCTCTGGCCGCTGCTGATCACAACCGACCCGAATTTCGGCATCGCCGTTACCCAGCTCAAGACACTCATTCCTTCCGAATTCGGCCTGCCCGACTGGAACGTCGCGATGGCCGGAACATTGATCATCATGTCGCCGCCGCTGATCCTCGTCATCCTGATGCAGCGTTGGTTCGTGCGCGGCCTTATCTCCACCGAGAAGTGA
- a CDS encoding carbohydrate ABC transporter permease, whose protein sequence is MEKRVTFSSTTIGLLFAFPMLLLIFVFFYWPSAQALYWAFTLEQPWGGGNAWVGFDNFKQLLSDPIYWDSVTRSMIFGFSSTIIAMGLALILALLTDRELRGHKIYRSVFIWPYAIAAPALGLAFRFILAPEAGLLSVINHVWPGLWNPALDGKDAMIAVIVAFSWKYIGYNFIFFLSALQGIPRSLIEAAAMDGSGPLRRMLDIQLPLLTPTLFFLLVINITESFQDSFGIVDVMTQGGPARATELMVYKIYFDGFRGLDYSGAAAQSMILMGLVILLTIFQFRFIERRVHYK, encoded by the coding sequence ATGGAAAAGCGCGTCACTTTCTCCTCGACGACGATCGGCCTTCTCTTCGCATTTCCGATGCTGCTGCTGATCTTTGTCTTCTTCTACTGGCCGAGCGCGCAGGCGCTGTACTGGGCGTTCACGCTCGAGCAGCCATGGGGCGGCGGCAATGCCTGGGTCGGTTTCGACAATTTCAAGCAGCTGCTGAGCGATCCGATCTATTGGGACTCCGTCACCCGCAGCATGATCTTCGGCTTCAGCTCGACTATTATCGCCATGGGTCTGGCGCTCATCCTGGCGCTTCTGACGGATCGTGAACTGCGCGGCCACAAGATCTACCGGTCGGTCTTTATCTGGCCTTATGCGATTGCCGCTCCCGCCCTCGGTCTTGCCTTCCGCTTCATCCTGGCGCCGGAGGCCGGTCTCCTATCGGTCATCAACCACGTCTGGCCCGGCCTCTGGAACCCCGCTCTCGACGGTAAGGATGCCATGATCGCGGTGATCGTCGCCTTTTCCTGGAAGTATATCGGCTACAACTTCATCTTCTTCCTTTCGGCGCTGCAGGGCATTCCACGCTCACTGATCGAGGCGGCCGCCATGGACGGCTCGGGGCCGCTGCGGCGCATGCTGGACATCCAGTTGCCGCTGCTGACCCCGACGCTGTTCTTCCTGCTCGTCATCAACATCACCGAAAGCTTCCAGGATTCCTTTGGCATCGTCGACGTGATGACCCAGGGCGGTCCGGCGCGCGCCACGGAGCTCATGGTCTACAAGATCTATTTCGACGGCTTCAGGGGCCTCGATTATTCGGGTGCCGCAGCCCAATCCATGATCCTGATGGGTCTCGTCATCCTGCTCACAATCTTCCAGTTCCGCTTCATCGAGCGGCGCGTGCACTACAAGTGA
- a CDS encoding extracellular solute-binding protein: MQAKLLGAVGALLASAFVAAGPAAAAEKTKIDFWFGNSGDIAKRVQEQCDRFNQSQGDYEVVCTSQGSYDASLQNTIAAFRAGKQPTIAQVSDAGTLDIMLSGAYYPANKLMKDMGYNVDWNDYFSGIAGYYATSKGEMYSFPFNSSTALLYWNKDAFAKIGKDHAPATWKEAGEDFKALKDAGYACPLGFDISNNEVWQYIEQFEAVNGEPIATKKNGFEGLDAELVFNKNPMLVNFVKDLKGWYDAKEAVIKNKAVGQTFVEAFAAGDCQVILTSVGDHGNVGRTAKQGMNWGVSMLPTYGDATRHSSYVGGASLWVLKGHSDAEYKAAAAFFNFIAKPEEALTWSTVTGYIPVRNSGFEYLKKQGFYDKAPYAGRELAIQSLTASPAGDTAAKGIRLGGLLQVRTEIANGLQAIFVNNADVQASLDSAADRGNQLLRRFQQTYKGVQLP, encoded by the coding sequence ATGCAAGCCAAGCTTCTCGGCGCCGTAGGCGCCCTTCTCGCTTCAGCTTTCGTTGCTGCTGGTCCCGCCGCTGCTGCCGAAAAGACCAAGATCGACTTCTGGTTCGGCAACTCGGGCGACATCGCAAAGCGCGTTCAGGAACAGTGCGACCGTTTCAACCAGTCCCAGGGCGACTACGAAGTCGTCTGCACCAGCCAGGGCTCCTACGACGCCTCGCTGCAGAACACGATCGCTGCCTTCCGCGCTGGCAAGCAGCCGACCATCGCTCAGGTTTCGGATGCCGGCACGCTCGACATCATGCTTTCCGGCGCCTACTACCCGGCCAACAAGCTCATGAAGGACATGGGCTACAATGTTGACTGGAACGACTACTTCTCCGGCATCGCCGGCTACTATGCAACATCGAAGGGCGAGATGTACTCGTTCCCCTTCAACTCCTCGACGGCTCTGCTCTACTGGAACAAGGACGCCTTCGCCAAGATCGGCAAGGACCATGCTCCGGCGACCTGGAAGGAAGCTGGCGAAGATTTCAAGGCTCTGAAGGACGCAGGCTATGCTTGCCCGCTGGGCTTCGACATCTCCAACAACGAAGTCTGGCAGTACATCGAGCAGTTCGAAGCCGTCAACGGCGAACCGATCGCTACCAAGAAGAACGGCTTTGAAGGCCTCGACGCCGAACTGGTGTTCAACAAGAACCCGATGCTCGTCAACTTCGTCAAGGACCTGAAGGGCTGGTACGACGCCAAGGAAGCTGTCATCAAGAACAAGGCCGTTGGCCAGACCTTCGTCGAAGCCTTCGCCGCTGGCGATTGCCAGGTCATCCTGACCTCCGTTGGCGACCATGGCAACGTCGGCCGTACCGCCAAGCAGGGCATGAACTGGGGCGTTTCCATGCTCCCGACCTATGGCGATGCAACCCGTCACAGCTCCTACGTTGGCGGCGCTTCGCTCTGGGTTCTGAAGGGTCATTCGGACGCCGAATACAAGGCTGCCGCTGCCTTCTTCAACTTCATCGCAAAGCCGGAAGAAGCCCTCACCTGGTCGACCGTTACCGGCTACATCCCGGTTCGTAACTCGGGCTTCGAATACCTGAAGAAGCAGGGCTTCTACGACAAGGCTCCCTACGCCGGTCGCGAACTCGCCATTCAGAGCCTGACCGCTTCGCCGGCTGGGGACACCGCTGCCAAGGGCATCCGTCTCGGTGGCCTGCTCCAGGTCCGCACCGAAATCGCGAACGGCCTGCAGGCAATCTTCGTCAACAATGCCGACGTACAGGCTTCGCTCGACTCTGCCGCTGACCGCGGCAACCAGCTCCTGCGTCGCTTCCAGCAGACCTACAAGGGCGTTCAGCTCCCCTAA
- a CDS encoding HpcH/HpaI aldolase/citrate lyase family protein, whose product MRLRSLLFVPGDRPERFDKALASGADAVILDLEDSVSAQNKPLARDAVHDFVTRRAADATLIIRINPLATSACEDDLVALAEISPFAIMLPKAKGAASVRQLASHLSSAVSILPIATETPAAIFEIGSYRDVTSHLCGLTWGAEDLPAAIGAATAREADGRYTAPYELARSLVLFGAHAAAVPAIETVYPDFRDLGGLAAYAARARRDGFSGMMAIHPSQVEPINRAFTPDASEISWAEKVVAAFAASPDTGVIQIDGRMLDLPHLKLAKRILEAGKLSDDG is encoded by the coding sequence ATGAGGCTGCGCTCGCTGCTCTTCGTGCCCGGCGACAGGCCGGAGCGTTTCGACAAGGCGCTCGCCTCTGGCGCCGATGCCGTTATCCTCGATCTGGAAGATTCCGTTTCCGCCCAGAACAAGCCGCTGGCGCGAGACGCCGTGCACGACTTCGTCACGCGCCGCGCAGCCGATGCGACGCTTATCATTCGCATCAATCCCCTTGCTACGTCTGCCTGCGAAGATGATCTCGTTGCACTCGCTGAGATCAGCCCCTTCGCGATCATGTTACCGAAGGCTAAGGGCGCGGCTTCGGTGCGCCAGCTCGCAAGCCACCTGTCATCCGCGGTCTCTATCCTGCCGATCGCGACTGAAACGCCGGCCGCCATTTTCGAGATCGGCAGTTACCGGGACGTCACCTCTCATCTCTGCGGGTTAACCTGGGGCGCGGAAGATCTGCCAGCCGCAATCGGCGCCGCGACCGCCCGCGAGGCAGATGGACGTTATACCGCCCCCTATGAGCTCGCCCGCTCTCTGGTGCTGTTTGGCGCGCACGCCGCCGCGGTTCCCGCCATCGAGACCGTCTATCCCGATTTCCGTGATCTCGGCGGTCTCGCGGCCTATGCTGCCCGCGCCCGGCGCGACGGTTTCTCGGGAATGATGGCGATCCATCCGAGCCAGGTCGAACCGATCAACCGGGCCTTCACGCCGGACGCATCGGAAATCAGCTGGGCGGAAAAAGTCGTAGCCGCCTTCGCTGCTTCGCCGGACACCGGCGTCATCCAGATCGACGGACGCATGCTCGACCTGCCGCATCTGAAACTCGCAAAACGCATTCTGGAGGCCGGAAAACTATCGGATGACGGATAA
- a CDS encoding MaoC family dehydratase, translating into MAGRYFDEWTVGDRIAHEIRRTVTETDNLLFTTLSHNPQPLHLDADYAAGTEFGRIVVNGTFTFALTVGLSVGDTTLGTLVANLGYDKVTMPKPVFIGDTLRVETEVTELRRSNSRPDAGIVTFKHITLNQRNEIVCQCLRTAMLQVKPS; encoded by the coding sequence ATGGCCGGCCGTTACTTCGATGAATGGACGGTCGGCGACCGGATTGCCCACGAGATCCGCCGCACGGTCACGGAAACCGACAACCTGCTCTTCACGACACTCTCCCATAATCCGCAACCACTTCACCTCGATGCCGATTATGCGGCGGGTACGGAATTCGGCCGCATCGTCGTCAACGGCACCTTCACATTCGCGCTCACCGTCGGCCTCTCGGTCGGCGACACGACACTCGGCACGCTGGTCGCCAATCTCGGCTACGACAAGGTGACGATGCCGAAGCCGGTTTTCATCGGTGACACGCTTCGGGTGGAAACCGAGGTGACGGAACTCCGGCGCTCCAACTCCCGGCCCGATGCCGGGATCGTCACGTTCAAGCATATCACGCTGAATCAGCGAAACGAGATCGTTTGCCAGTGCCTGCGCACGGCCATGCTGCAGGTGAAGCCGTCATGA
- a CDS encoding acetyl/propionyl/methylcrotonyl-CoA carboxylase subunit alpha — translation MMESLLIANRGEIARRIIRTAKTLGIRTIAVYSEADAGLPFVAEADEAVAIGPAPARESYLSQERILEAARKTGAAAIHPGYGFLSENAEFAEAVENAGIIWVGAPPAAIRAMGLKDAAKQLMQAAGVPVTPGYMGADQSEERLAAEADATGYPVLIKAVAGGGGKGMRRVDRRQDFAELLASCRREAASSFGDDRVLIEHYIANPRHIEVQIFADRFGNCVHLFERDCSLQRRHQKVIEEAPAPGLDAATRASICEAAVSAAKAVNYIGAGTIEFIADASEGLRPDRIWFMEMNTRLQVEHPVTEAITGEDLVLWQLKVAAGEPLPKAQDDILMNGWAFEARLYAENPAAGYLPSIGRLDHLRLPQNVRVDSGVEEGNEITAFYDPMIAKIIVHGPNRDAALARLTRACESIEVWPVKSNAGLLARIAADADFRGAKLDTGFLDRHGETLLPQEPDETTIDRAATALAAKEATGPWSALAGLRIAGTSDSRARVRVGDHLYWGHVRPGLDTNAVRSGDTVVLFDGGNAWPIGLPVASEVEAHQGAGDGAILSPMPGLVISVDVAEGDRVAKGDRLLTVEAMKMEHTLRAPFDGIVGKLPVSVGTRVSENQLVVSVTKEEH, via the coding sequence ATGATGGAAAGCTTGCTCATAGCCAACAGGGGTGAAATCGCTCGTCGCATCATCCGCACGGCGAAGACCCTCGGCATCCGCACCATTGCTGTTTATTCAGAGGCCGATGCCGGCCTGCCCTTCGTGGCAGAAGCGGACGAGGCTGTTGCAATCGGCCCCGCGCCCGCTCGCGAAAGTTATCTTTCACAGGAGCGCATACTGGAGGCTGCTCGCAAAACGGGTGCGGCCGCAATCCATCCCGGCTACGGCTTCCTGTCGGAAAATGCCGAATTCGCCGAAGCGGTCGAGAATGCCGGCATCATCTGGGTTGGTGCACCACCTGCCGCGATCCGTGCCATGGGGCTCAAGGATGCTGCCAAGCAATTGATGCAGGCCGCCGGCGTGCCGGTCACACCTGGCTATATGGGAGCGGATCAGAGCGAAGAAAGGCTCGCGGCCGAGGCCGATGCGACGGGCTATCCCGTGCTGATCAAGGCTGTCGCCGGCGGCGGCGGCAAAGGTATGCGCCGTGTCGATCGGCGGCAAGACTTTGCCGAACTGCTCGCCTCCTGCCGCCGTGAGGCGGCCTCGTCCTTCGGCGACGATCGCGTATTGATCGAGCACTATATCGCCAATCCGCGCCATATCGAGGTACAGATCTTCGCCGACCGCTTTGGCAATTGCGTCCACCTCTTCGAACGCGACTGCTCGCTGCAGCGCCGGCACCAGAAGGTGATCGAGGAGGCCCCCGCTCCTGGCCTCGACGCCGCCACCCGCGCCTCAATCTGTGAGGCGGCAGTCAGTGCTGCGAAGGCGGTGAACTATATCGGGGCCGGCACGATCGAATTCATTGCCGACGCCTCGGAGGGCCTGCGCCCAGACCGCATCTGGTTCATGGAGATGAACACGAGACTGCAGGTCGAGCACCCTGTCACCGAAGCTATCACCGGCGAGGATCTGGTGCTCTGGCAATTGAAGGTCGCCGCCGGCGAGCCGCTACCGAAGGCACAGGACGATATCCTCATGAACGGGTGGGCTTTCGAGGCCCGTCTCTATGCCGAAAACCCTGCCGCCGGCTACCTGCCCTCGATCGGCCGCCTGGATCATCTGCGCTTGCCCCAAAATGTCCGCGTGGACAGCGGCGTCGAGGAAGGCAACGAGATCACCGCCTTCTACGATCCGATGATTGCCAAGATCATCGTTCATGGCCCAAATCGCGATGCAGCCCTCGCCAGGCTCACCAGAGCCTGCGAAAGCATCGAAGTCTGGCCGGTGAAATCCAATGCCGGCCTGCTCGCCCGTATTGCCGCCGACGCGGATTTCCGCGGGGCAAAGCTCGATACGGGCTTTCTCGACCGGCACGGTGAAACCCTCCTGCCGCAGGAGCCCGACGAGACGACTATCGACAGGGCAGCGACAGCATTGGCGGCGAAAGAAGCAACCGGTCCCTGGTCAGCCCTCGCCGGCCTGCGCATTGCGGGCACAAGCGATAGCCGCGCGCGCGTCCGCGTCGGCGACCATCTCTATTGGGGGCATGTCCGCCCGGGCCTCGACACCAATGCCGTCAGGTCCGGCGATACCGTAGTCCTCTTTGATGGCGGCAATGCCTGGCCGATCGGCCTTCCCGTCGCCAGCGAAGTCGAAGCGCATCAGGGCGCCGGCGATGGCGCGATCCTTTCGCCGATGCCGGGCCTCGTCATATCCGTCGATGTCGCGGAGGGCGACCGCGTTGCCAAGGGCGACAGGCTGCTGACGGTTGAGGCCATGAAGATGGAGCATACGCTGCGCGCACCCTTTGACGGCATTGTCGGCAAACTGCCGGTCTCCGTGGGCACGCGGGTCTCGGAAAACCAGCTCGTCGTCAGCGTCACGAAGGAAGAGCACTGA
- a CDS encoding carboxyl transferase domain-containing protein, whose protein sequence is MTMISSDIDRDSETFKTNTINNRGLIDKLYDRSAKTREGGSRAARERHTGKGKLLPRDRIQLLLDAGSPFLEIGTLAANGMYNDEAPGAGIITGIGRVCGREVMIVANDATVKGGAYFPLTVKKHLRAQEIATQNRLPCIYLVDSGGANLPHQAEVFPDRDHFGAIFYNQAQMSAEGIPQIACVMGSCTAGGAYVPAMSDETVIVRNQGTIFLAGPPLVKAATGEIISAEELGGAETHGRRSGVVDHVAENDEHALLLVRDIVASLNTVKSVDIDLHAPRPPKLDPEDLCGIIPDDVRSPYDVREVIGRIVDGSELHEFKPLYGTTLVCGFARIWGMPVAVIANNGVLFSESALKGAHFIELACQRRVPLLFLQNISGFMVGGRYEAGGIAKDGAKLVTAVATATVPKVTVIIGGSFGAGNYGMCGRAYRPRFLFTWPNSRISVMGGEQAASVLATIRRDAMEARGEGWPVEDEEAFKAPIRAGYEAEGNPYYATARLWDDGIIDPCQTRDVLGLAFSACLNAPVPKGPRFGVFRM, encoded by the coding sequence ATGACGATGATTTCCTCTGACATCGATCGCGACAGCGAGACCTTCAAGACCAACACAATCAATAACAGGGGACTGATCGACAAGCTCTACGACCGCTCAGCAAAGACCCGTGAAGGTGGCTCGCGGGCAGCGCGCGAGCGCCATACCGGCAAGGGCAAGCTCCTGCCGCGCGACCGCATCCAGCTGCTGCTCGATGCCGGCAGCCCCTTTCTGGAGATCGGCACGCTGGCGGCGAACGGCATGTATAATGACGAGGCGCCAGGTGCCGGGATCATTACAGGAATCGGACGCGTTTGCGGCCGCGAAGTGATGATCGTCGCCAATGACGCGACGGTGAAGGGCGGCGCCTATTTTCCTCTCACGGTCAAGAAACACCTGCGGGCTCAGGAAATCGCCACGCAGAACCGGCTGCCTTGCATCTATTTAGTCGATAGTGGCGGCGCCAATCTCCCGCATCAGGCCGAGGTCTTTCCCGACCGCGATCATTTCGGGGCGATCTTCTACAATCAGGCCCAGATGTCGGCCGAAGGCATTCCGCAGATTGCCTGCGTCATGGGAAGCTGCACGGCGGGCGGCGCCTATGTGCCTGCCATGTCCGATGAGACGGTTATCGTGCGTAATCAAGGTACGATCTTCCTTGCCGGCCCGCCTCTGGTAAAGGCCGCAACGGGCGAGATCATTTCGGCCGAAGAGCTCGGCGGCGCCGAAACCCATGGCCGCCGCTCCGGCGTTGTCGATCACGTTGCCGAAAATGACGAACATGCGCTTCTTCTCGTGCGCGATATCGTCGCCAGCCTCAACACTGTGAAATCGGTCGACATCGACCTTCATGCACCACGTCCGCCAAAACTCGATCCCGAGGATCTCTGCGGCATCATTCCGGATGACGTACGCTCGCCCTATGATGTGCGCGAGGTGATCGGCCGCATCGTCGATGGTTCGGAACTGCACGAATTCAAACCGCTCTACGGCACCACACTGGTCTGCGGCTTCGCCCGCATCTGGGGCATGCCCGTCGCCGTCATCGCCAATAACGGCGTGCTCTTTTCCGAAAGCGCGCTGAAGGGCGCGCATTTCATCGAGCTCGCCTGCCAGCGCCGCGTGCCGCTGCTGTTCCTGCAGAACATATCGGGTTTCATGGTAGGAGGCCGCTACGAGGCCGGCGGGATCGCCAAGGACGGGGCAAAGCTTGTGACTGCGGTTGCGACTGCCACCGTACCCAAGGTCACCGTCATCATCGGCGGAAGTTTCGGCGCCGGCAATTACGGCATGTGCGGCCGCGCCTATCGCCCGCGTTTTCTCTTCACCTGGCCGAACAGCCGTATCAGCGTGATGGGCGGCGAGCAGGCGGCTTCTGTGCTCGCCACCATCCGCCGCGATGCGATGGAGGCGCGTGGCGAAGGCTGGCCGGTCGAAGACGAAGAAGCTTTCAAGGCGCCGATCCGCGCCGGCTACGAGGCCGAGGGCAATCCCTACTACGCCACCGCCCGTCTCTGGGACGATGGCATCATCGATCCGTGCCAGACGCGCGATGTGTTGGGCCTTGCCTTTTCCGCCTGCCTGAATGCGCCGGTCCCCAAAGGGCCGCGCTTCGGCGTCTTCCGGATGTGA